In Oceaniferula flava, one genomic interval encodes:
- a CDS encoding FecCD family ABC transporter permease, translating into MTKSPRKTIFGVLLPVAVLTLLIAPWVGISSPDWSVIARPGAEDLDALVFWQIRVPRVLLAMLAGIGLSLGGVVFQAIFRNPLATPFTLGVAGGASLGVTLSLFLGIQFTFLGVSGLSLAALLGAIVSIALVYGVAKATGNTSPQTMLLGGVAISFFFSSLILLFQYLGDLSNTFRIIHWLMGDLSRASYDTVFQVLPFIFSGSLIIAYLHRELNLLTIDDDLAASYGLRVEPMRFTLFIAVSLMIAGIVTVCGPIGFVGIMAPHICRLLIGTNHRHLIPASILFGGSFLTLCDTIARTLATSAEVPVGIITALLGGPFFLWLLFRSGR; encoded by the coding sequence ATGACTAAGTCACCCAGGAAAACCATCTTCGGCGTGCTGCTTCCTGTGGCAGTGCTGACTCTACTGATCGCCCCTTGGGTGGGGATCAGCAGCCCTGATTGGTCGGTGATCGCCCGCCCTGGAGCCGAGGATCTCGATGCCCTCGTCTTCTGGCAAATCCGCGTGCCGCGGGTGCTCTTGGCCATGCTCGCCGGCATCGGCCTGTCGCTTGGTGGTGTCGTGTTTCAAGCCATCTTCAGGAACCCGCTGGCCACCCCCTTCACCTTGGGCGTGGCTGGTGGAGCCTCGCTCGGTGTGACTCTCTCGCTTTTCCTCGGCATCCAGTTCACCTTCCTCGGTGTCTCCGGGCTCTCGCTTGCCGCGCTGTTGGGAGCCATAGTTTCCATTGCCTTGGTCTACGGCGTTGCCAAAGCCACGGGAAACACCTCACCGCAGACAATGTTGTTAGGCGGTGTGGCGATCAGCTTTTTCTTCTCCAGCCTGATCCTGCTGTTCCAATACCTCGGCGACCTTAGCAACACCTTCCGCATCATCCACTGGCTGATGGGCGACCTCAGTCGTGCCAGCTACGACACTGTTTTCCAGGTCCTCCCCTTCATTTTCAGTGGCTCCTTAATCATCGCCTACCTGCACCGGGAGTTGAACCTGCTGACCATCGATGACGACCTCGCCGCAAGTTACGGGCTGCGAGTGGAACCCATGCGTTTCACCCTCTTCATCGCAGTCTCGCTGATGATTGCCGGCATCGTCACCGTCTGTGGTCCCATTGGTTTTGTTGGCATCATGGCCCCGCACATCTGCCGCCTGCTCATCGGCACCAACCACCGCCACCTAATCCCAGCCTCCATTCTCTTCGGCGGCAGTTTCCTCACCCTATGCGACACCATCGCTCGCACCCTAGCCACCTCCGCCGAAGTCCCCGTAGGCATTATCACCGCACTGTTAGGTGGCCCGTTTTTTCTTTGGCTGTTGTTTAGGAGCGGGAGATAG
- a CDS encoding ABC transporter ATP-binding protein — MPALDIHQLSLTIGAQRLLTGVSCSIRSGERVAIVGANGAGKTSLLRCLLGLITPDHGEVRIQGETITRLTRAQIAQKIAYVPQGLGGDIPFSVQDFILMSRYSHAAIGPGILPHDHDGRHIAKDMMQRAGVDHLAQRSLNTLSGGERQKVNIAAALTQQSPILLLDEPAAHLDPKQRESIQELLGDIGQGEKRTIVSVTHDLNWAAMDFDRIIGMKNGEVLYDATPNDFITTETLEEIFDSRWSVQPHPESGAPMVVPRHHRHPSHD; from the coding sequence ATGCCCGCACTCGATATCCATCAGCTCTCGCTAACCATTGGCGCGCAGCGGCTCCTCACGGGAGTCAGCTGCTCGATCCGGAGTGGCGAGCGGGTGGCCATTGTTGGGGCCAATGGGGCGGGCAAGACCAGCTTGCTGCGCTGCCTGTTAGGATTGATCACCCCCGATCACGGCGAGGTCCGCATCCAAGGAGAAACCATCACCCGGCTCACACGCGCGCAGATTGCCCAAAAAATCGCCTACGTCCCTCAGGGCCTCGGCGGAGACATTCCCTTTTCCGTGCAGGACTTCATCCTGATGAGCCGCTACTCCCACGCAGCCATCGGCCCCGGGATTTTACCCCACGATCACGATGGCCGGCATATCGCCAAGGACATGATGCAGCGCGCCGGAGTGGATCACCTCGCCCAAAGAAGCCTGAACACGCTGAGCGGTGGCGAACGGCAGAAGGTCAACATCGCCGCCGCACTCACCCAGCAGTCCCCCATCCTCCTGCTCGATGAACCGGCAGCGCATCTCGATCCGAAACAGCGCGAATCGATTCAGGAGTTGTTAGGAGACATCGGCCAGGGCGAAAAACGCACCATCGTCAGCGTCACCCACGACCTCAACTGGGCGGCGATGGATTTCGATCGTATCATTGGCATGAAAAATGGCGAAGTCCTCTACGACGCCACCCCCAACGATTTCATCACCACGGAGACGCTGGAGGAAATTTTCGATTCCCGCTGGTCGGTTCAGCCACACCCCGAGAGCGGAGCTCCCATGGTCGTCCCCAGACATCACCGCCACCCGAGCCATGACTAA
- a CDS encoding ABC transporter substrate-binding protein — protein MSKPTHPRRYKGLVIMVVAVVAIFAASHWWRQSLDQAVARSYPPSDRSESTPRIVALSPSAVEIIYQLDLAEQLVGVSRFCQFPPEVSSKPVVGGYLDLDFEALLQLEPDHVLLLVEQESLAQRLQQLGIETISVDHTSTTGIIDSIEVLGSAFGKEDKAHSIVRHIRERVQQVRQQYPAPSPPPRVLVCISRDTSSAHPDRIIAAGNAGVHQEYITMAGGRNAYRGAIAYPSLSREKLIQINPDVIIDLIPEKVWEKADRDQLLQAWSSYSELKAVQNQRIVIIHQNQHHIPGPRFPDTLEAFAQAISPK, from the coding sequence ATGTCCAAACCGACCCATCCCCGTCGCTACAAGGGCCTTGTCATCATGGTCGTGGCTGTGGTCGCCATCTTTGCCGCCAGCCACTGGTGGAGACAATCCTTGGACCAAGCGGTCGCCCGATCCTACCCGCCGTCCGACCGCAGTGAGAGCACGCCGCGCATTGTTGCCTTGTCACCCAGCGCCGTGGAAATCATCTACCAGTTAGACCTTGCCGAGCAACTCGTCGGTGTCTCCCGCTTCTGCCAGTTCCCACCGGAAGTCAGCTCCAAGCCAGTCGTCGGCGGCTACCTCGATCTCGACTTTGAAGCTCTGCTCCAACTCGAGCCCGATCACGTCCTGCTACTCGTCGAGCAGGAGTCGCTGGCGCAGCGGCTGCAGCAGCTCGGCATCGAAACCATCTCGGTGGATCACACCAGCACCACCGGAATCATCGACTCCATCGAGGTCTTGGGTTCAGCCTTCGGTAAAGAGGACAAGGCCCACAGCATCGTCCGCCACATCCGTGAGCGGGTCCAGCAGGTGCGGCAACAATACCCAGCCCCGTCACCACCGCCGCGGGTGCTGGTCTGTATTTCCCGCGATACCAGCTCAGCGCACCCCGACCGCATCATCGCCGCAGGCAATGCCGGAGTGCATCAGGAATACATCACCATGGCCGGCGGTCGGAACGCTTATCGTGGAGCCATCGCCTACCCCTCGCTCTCACGCGAGAAACTGATTCAGATCAACCCTGATGTCATCATCGACCTGATCCCTGAGAAGGTCTGGGAAAAGGCCGACCGTGATCAGCTCCTGCAAGCATGGTCGAGCTACTCCGAGCTGAAGGCGGTGCAAAACCAACGCATCGTCATCATTCACCAAAACCAACATCACATCCCCGGCCCCCGCTTCCCTGACACCCTCGAAGCCTTCGCCCAAGCCATCTCACCCAAGTAG
- a CDS encoding ABC transporter substrate-binding protein, whose amino-acid sequence MNRTIYCEAIDHYFILATRPARVVSLLPFATETLHTMGLADSLVGASEYCRRYVPELEAPVVGQYVYCDIDKIKVLKPSLILTTNGIQRNLANQLAREGLPVFVLPLPQSFYGILENIRVLGRLMNQLEEARTLTASLTERVNILRQNAPARRPRVYVEIWVDGEMHTVGGGSYIQDLVDIAGGDLIYRDNSTDYLVPDFDYVASQKPDVYLFFHEPEYELNAEELIFQRQWDMDSQIILSTVTPGKNIIQDGPSILDTAEWLHQQLHA is encoded by the coding sequence ATGAACCGGACCATTTATTGCGAAGCAATTGATCACTACTTCATTCTTGCCACTCGTCCGGCTCGAGTCGTTAGCCTTTTGCCCTTTGCCACCGAGACCCTTCACACGATGGGCCTCGCTGATTCGCTGGTGGGTGCCTCCGAATACTGTCGCCGCTACGTGCCGGAGCTCGAGGCCCCGGTGGTGGGGCAATATGTCTACTGCGACATCGATAAGATCAAGGTTCTGAAGCCCTCGCTCATCCTGACCACCAATGGGATTCAAAGGAATCTCGCCAACCAGCTCGCTAGGGAAGGCCTGCCGGTTTTTGTCCTCCCGCTGCCGCAGAGTTTCTACGGAATTCTGGAAAACATCCGCGTTCTCGGCAGGTTGATGAACCAGCTTGAGGAAGCCCGCACACTGACGGCGTCACTCACCGAGCGGGTGAATATTTTGAGGCAAAATGCCCCCGCACGGCGACCTCGGGTCTATGTGGAGATCTGGGTCGATGGAGAAATGCACACCGTCGGTGGTGGTTCCTACATCCAGGACCTGGTCGACATTGCAGGTGGCGATCTCATCTATCGCGACAACAGCACGGATTACCTCGTCCCCGATTTCGATTACGTCGCCAGCCAGAAGCCGGACGTCTATCTCTTCTTCCACGAGCCGGAATACGAGCTCAATGCGGAAGAGCTCATCTTCCAACGCCAGTGGGACATGGACTCTCAGATCATCCTTTCCACGGTGACCCCCGGCAAGAATATCATTCAAGACGGCCCCAGCATCCTCGACACCGCTGAGTGGCTGCACCAGCAACTCCACGCGTGA
- a CDS encoding TonB-dependent receptor: MKHNQSALDSSASSSARLTPNIQRHTGIITIAATAASLGMACANEEENELPNTTIIANRAETDLSKVGSAVTVLDVSGLESDGIYHLDDALKFAPGVISESISGQRGSASSLLLRGTTTGHAHIRVDGMRVSGPNITSGSFFGGSGLLGLSRVEILRGPQSALYGGDAIGGVLGLYSAKGSGAPSGSLRLEAGSFDSFSSSLNFQGQIDQLSYNFGIGYESTDNDLPNNDFSQLSYALRLDYQVNDSLDIGLTLRGFDSEFRRPIYSDPSFSRDADDDTTSTLATIYGELQVNEIWKSKLTLGLYEEDFDSTTYASANFYRTDGEKKAIYWDNTVQWNDRHSTTAGLVYETTDFQYQSYYYGLTEDQRDVRQYGAYVNHSWDITEAFTLTGGVRWEDYDTYGDEVTWRAAAAYRIESTGTKFRASVGKGFRPPSFIDIYGFGGTSNFDLEAEQSIGWDLGVDQSFCDGQYLVSVGYFENRIEDQITTTYGGPPFYAPITTNAPGTTVTRGVELEAHATWLDGRVRGSVNYTWLAESLQDQPEHSAGLRVSTDVTDTLEAGFSVNYLDDRSWGGNEVDAYTLVNLHANYQIRPGITLNARVTNVFDEDYEFANFGSGLYQTTYPGRGRGLFGGITFEW; the protein is encoded by the coding sequence ATGAAACATAACCAATCAGCACTCGATTCAAGTGCCTCATCGTCGGCCCGTCTTACGCCTAACATTCAGCGTCACACCGGGATCATCACCATTGCAGCCACCGCCGCCAGCCTCGGCATGGCATGTGCCAATGAGGAAGAGAACGAACTTCCGAACACCACCATCATCGCTAACCGCGCCGAGACGGATCTTTCCAAAGTCGGCAGCGCAGTGACCGTGCTCGATGTCAGCGGACTGGAAAGCGACGGCATCTATCACCTGGACGACGCCCTGAAATTTGCTCCCGGCGTGATCTCAGAATCCATTTCCGGCCAGCGCGGCTCAGCTTCATCCCTGCTGCTGCGTGGCACCACCACCGGCCACGCTCACATTCGGGTCGATGGCATGCGTGTTTCCGGCCCTAACATCACCTCGGGCAGTTTCTTCGGCGGCTCCGGGCTGCTCGGATTATCCCGCGTTGAAATCCTCCGCGGACCCCAGAGTGCTCTGTATGGCGGCGATGCCATCGGTGGCGTATTGGGGCTCTACTCCGCCAAAGGCAGCGGCGCTCCCAGTGGCTCGCTGCGACTGGAAGCCGGCTCGTTCGATAGCTTTTCCAGCAGCCTGAACTTCCAAGGGCAAATCGACCAACTCTCCTACAACTTCGGTATCGGCTACGAAAGCACGGACAACGATCTGCCGAATAACGACTTCAGCCAGCTGAGCTACGCGCTGCGTCTCGATTACCAGGTCAATGACTCTCTCGACATAGGCCTGACCCTGCGGGGCTTCGATTCCGAGTTCCGTCGTCCTATTTACTCGGACCCCAGCTTCTCCCGCGATGCCGACGATGACACCACCAGCACCCTCGCCACCATCTACGGCGAGCTGCAGGTGAACGAAATCTGGAAATCCAAACTCACACTCGGTCTTTACGAGGAGGATTTTGATTCCACCACCTACGCCTCGGCCAACTTCTACCGCACCGACGGGGAGAAAAAGGCGATTTACTGGGACAACACCGTGCAGTGGAACGATCGCCACAGCACAACGGCTGGCCTGGTCTATGAAACCACTGATTTCCAATATCAAAGTTACTACTACGGCCTGACCGAGGACCAACGTGACGTCCGCCAGTACGGCGCCTACGTCAACCACAGCTGGGACATCACTGAGGCCTTCACCCTGACTGGCGGAGTTCGCTGGGAGGATTATGACACCTACGGCGATGAGGTCACCTGGCGCGCAGCAGCAGCGTATCGGATCGAGTCCACCGGCACCAAGTTCCGCGCCAGCGTCGGCAAAGGTTTCCGTCCTCCGTCCTTCATCGATATCTACGGCTTTGGTGGCACCTCCAACTTCGACTTGGAAGCTGAGCAATCGATCGGTTGGGACCTCGGTGTCGATCAATCGTTCTGCGATGGTCAGTATCTCGTAAGCGTCGGCTATTTTGAAAACCGGATCGAGGACCAGATCACCACCACCTATGGAGGCCCTCCGTTCTACGCTCCGATCACCACCAACGCCCCCGGCACCACGGTCACCCGTGGCGTGGAATTGGAAGCGCACGCTACGTGGCTGGACGGCCGCGTCCGCGGCAGCGTGAATTACACCTGGCTGGCCGAGTCACTGCAAGACCAGCCCGAGCACTCCGCCGGTCTGCGTGTCAGCACCGATGTCACCGACACCTTGGAAGCAGGCTTCAGCGTCAATTACCTCGACGACCGTAGCTGGGGTGGCAACGAGGTGGATGCCTACACCCTCGTCAACCTGCATGCCAACTACCAGATCAGGCCCGGCATCACCCTGAATGCCAGAGTGACCAATGTCTTCGATGAGGACTACGAGTTCGCCAATTTCGGCAGTGGTCTGTATCAAACCACCTACCCAGGACGAGGCCGCGGTCTCTTTGGCGGCATTACTTTTGAATGGTAA
- a CDS encoding TraR/DksA family transcriptional regulator: protein MNKSELNKIRKALVLQRQEVLEDLNRHGVANTGTAGALADEADRAEKIAESVVEHQLGYTESKLLEKIDFALQRIDEGGYGICEECGGEISMARLEAKPSVSLCIDCQSAKEKSA, encoded by the coding sequence ATGAATAAAAGCGAACTCAATAAGATACGGAAGGCCTTGGTGCTGCAGCGCCAAGAGGTGCTGGAGGATTTGAACCGTCACGGTGTCGCCAACACAGGCACCGCTGGCGCACTTGCTGACGAGGCGGATCGCGCTGAGAAGATTGCCGAGTCCGTGGTGGAACATCAGCTGGGATACACCGAAAGTAAGCTGCTCGAGAAAATCGACTTCGCACTCCAACGCATTGATGAAGGAGGCTACGGTATTTGTGAAGAATGTGGTGGGGAAATCAGCATGGCCCGCTTGGAGGCCAAACCTTCTGTCTCTCTGTGCATTGATTGCCAGAGCGCCAAGGAAAAGTCGGCTTGA
- a CDS encoding outer membrane lipoprotein-sorting protein, giving the protein MTIRPSFLPLIAAAFAVATCLVSNVRADEAADRILEGVRLSATLQQNNLTGNLRKNGKRSPIALFLRGENIQFQYFDGKVWQKFHMRLKKDKFDLFELKNGKTLRFPSSKLSQPIMGTDLTYEDLAFRFLYWPNATIEGSEKIKTQDCYKIRLVNPTRDGSYGIVYIWVHKKYGALMQVSGYNRDGQLLKRFHVTNLMKVGDVQTLEKMNVETYKLGTQKVTGITYMEFEKPKEVKKGLR; this is encoded by the coding sequence ATGACAATCCGTCCATCCTTTCTCCCCTTGATCGCTGCGGCCTTTGCAGTCGCCACCTGCTTGGTTTCTAACGTCCGTGCGGATGAAGCCGCCGATCGGATTCTTGAGGGAGTGCGCCTTTCCGCCACCCTCCAGCAGAACAATCTCACCGGCAACTTGCGCAAAAATGGCAAGCGCTCCCCCATCGCTTTGTTCCTGCGCGGGGAGAACATTCAGTTCCAATATTTCGATGGTAAAGTTTGGCAGAAATTTCACATGCGTTTGAAGAAAGACAAATTCGATCTCTTCGAGCTGAAAAATGGCAAGACTCTGCGCTTTCCCAGCAGCAAACTCAGCCAGCCGATCATGGGAACAGATCTCACCTACGAAGATCTCGCATTCCGCTTTCTCTACTGGCCCAATGCCACGATCGAGGGTTCAGAGAAAATCAAAACTCAGGACTGTTATAAAATCCGCCTGGTGAACCCCACACGCGACGGTAGCTATGGCATCGTCTACATCTGGGTGCACAAAAAATATGGAGCCCTGATGCAAGTCTCCGGCTACAACCGCGATGGCCAGCTCCTCAAACGCTTCCACGTGACCAACCTGATGAAGGTGGGCGATGTGCAAACCTTGGAAAAAATGAATGTGGAGACCTACAAACTCGGCACCCAGAAAGTCACCGGCATCACTTACATGGAGTTCGAGAAACCCAAGGAGGTGAAAAAAGGCCTGCGCTAA
- a CDS encoding TIGR03790 family protein, producing MKTFFCLFLLTALSVVAAPIEPAQVVVLYNKRLPESKDLAEHYAKARKIPSKNLIGLDLSEKNAITRAEYDSTLRDPLRRLLVTEGFWTMGKNAQGFALPVRSKVSTLVCMRGVPYQISRSPVSDTPPQKLPAQFAKRTEAAVDSELAMAGVHGVPVAGPVNNPYFKKDSSIAEAKLPYVLLVGRIDGPSYSTCKRMIDDAILTEQQGLWGMCYLDKALKGAGYAIGDQWLDHIARLNDATGIPTVMDANKQTFTTNYPMNDAALYFGWYTTNRNGPLLNPAFRFRRGAVAVHLHSFSAADLRHANKKWVGPILEKGAAATLGNVYEPYLQLTHYFDIFHQRLIEGHSLVEAAYMSVPYLSWQNVVLGDPLYRPFLHLNGGGTVAEEDRDFRAIRVANQRWGKEPETMVKKLRTVAADKGKARFYEYLGLWFRARNQDKVAMAFFDSAAKKHIQPADQLRQWLYTADVHRAAADKAMAISVLKKARERYSDIPEGKTVTALLNILDPPPPPPADAVKPAKAKQ from the coding sequence ATGAAAACATTCTTCTGCCTTTTCCTGCTCACGGCCCTGAGCGTCGTGGCCGCGCCCATTGAGCCAGCCCAAGTGGTCGTGCTCTACAACAAACGGCTACCAGAATCCAAGGACCTCGCCGAGCACTACGCCAAGGCCAGAAAGATCCCTAGCAAGAACCTCATCGGTCTGGATCTCTCCGAAAAAAATGCCATTACCCGCGCTGAGTATGACTCCACCCTACGCGATCCCCTACGCCGTCTTCTGGTCACCGAAGGCTTCTGGACCATGGGTAAAAATGCCCAAGGTTTTGCCCTGCCAGTGCGCAGCAAGGTCAGCACCCTGGTCTGCATGCGCGGCGTGCCCTACCAGATTTCACGCAGCCCGGTCAGCGACACCCCACCGCAGAAGCTGCCGGCCCAGTTTGCCAAGCGCACCGAAGCCGCCGTCGATTCCGAGCTCGCCATGGCTGGCGTCCACGGAGTGCCAGTCGCCGGCCCCGTGAACAACCCCTACTTCAAAAAAGACAGCTCCATCGCCGAAGCCAAACTACCCTACGTTCTGCTCGTCGGAAGAATCGACGGCCCGTCCTACAGCACCTGCAAGCGGATGATCGATGACGCCATCCTCACCGAACAGCAAGGGCTGTGGGGGATGTGTTATCTCGACAAGGCACTGAAAGGCGCCGGTTACGCCATTGGCGACCAGTGGCTCGATCACATCGCTCGCCTGAATGACGCCACCGGCATCCCCACCGTGATGGATGCGAACAAACAAACATTCACCACCAATTATCCGATGAATGATGCGGCATTGTATTTCGGCTGGTACACCACCAATCGCAATGGCCCGCTGCTCAATCCGGCATTCCGTTTCCGCCGTGGCGCAGTCGCCGTGCACCTTCACTCCTTCAGCGCCGCCGACCTCCGCCATGCGAATAAAAAATGGGTCGGTCCCATTCTGGAAAAAGGAGCCGCAGCGACGCTGGGCAATGTTTACGAACCCTATCTGCAGCTGACCCACTATTTTGACATCTTCCATCAGCGCCTGATCGAAGGTCATTCCTTGGTTGAAGCCGCCTACATGTCCGTCCCTTACCTCTCGTGGCAGAATGTTGTGTTAGGCGATCCCCTCTACCGCCCCTTCCTGCACCTCAATGGCGGCGGCACCGTCGCCGAAGAAGACCGCGACTTCCGCGCCATCCGCGTGGCCAATCAACGCTGGGGCAAGGAGCCGGAGACCATGGTGAAAAAACTGCGCACCGTGGCGGCGGACAAGGGCAAAGCCCGATTCTACGAATACCTTGGCCTCTGGTTCCGCGCTAGAAACCAGGACAAGGTGGCGATGGCCTTCTTCGATTCCGCCGCGAAAAAACATATACAACCTGCCGACCAACTACGTCAGTGGCTCTACACCGCAGACGTCCACCGGGCTGCAGCGGACAAGGCCATGGCGATCTCCGTGCTGAAAAAAGCGCGTGAACGTTATAGCGACATCCCCGAGGGGAAAACCGTCACCGCCCTACTCAATATCCTCGATCCACCGCCGCCACCACCGGCAGATGCCGTGAAGCCAGCGAAGGCCAAGCAGTAA
- a CDS encoding MBL fold metallo-hydrolase, whose protein sequence is MKPEISLTFLGTSTSTGVPVIGCSCAVCTSGDPLLIRTRSSIHLQTDEYSILVDSGPDLREQALREGLAQVDTVLYTHSHLDHITGFDELRAFCWHRDEPLPMYGSPGCLAEIKRMFSWAFLPTNTYRGYIKPAPIETDGAFTLGKLTVTPVPVVHGSVETQGYRFDYLGMPSLAYLPDVKSIPESSKNLLENLDTLIIDCLHRREHPTHMNLDEALATAGELGVKQVYLTHISHELDVREVELPEHAQFAHDGLKLTFPIDL, encoded by the coding sequence TTGAAACCTGAAATTTCACTCACCTTTCTTGGCACCAGCACATCCACCGGAGTTCCGGTGATCGGCTGCTCATGTGCGGTCTGCACTTCTGGCGATCCTCTGCTGATCCGCACCCGCTCGTCCATCCACCTGCAGACGGACGAATATTCGATCCTGGTCGATAGCGGACCGGACCTGCGCGAGCAGGCGCTGCGCGAGGGCCTGGCGCAAGTGGACACCGTGCTCTACACCCACTCCCACCTCGATCACATCACCGGCTTCGATGAACTCCGTGCCTTCTGCTGGCACCGCGACGAGCCCTTGCCGATGTATGGATCTCCCGGCTGCCTAGCCGAGATCAAGCGCATGTTCAGCTGGGCTTTTCTACCGACCAATACCTACCGAGGATACATCAAACCTGCACCCATCGAAACCGACGGAGCCTTTACCTTGGGAAAACTCACCGTCACTCCGGTGCCTGTTGTCCATGGCTCGGTGGAGACCCAGGGCTATCGCTTCGACTACCTCGGCATGCCCAGCCTGGCTTATCTGCCCGATGTGAAAAGTATCCCCGAGAGCAGCAAGAATTTGTTAGAAAACCTCGACACCCTGATCATCGATTGCCTGCACCGGCGCGAACACCCGACCCACATGAACCTGGACGAAGCACTGGCCACCGCTGGGGAGCTGGGGGTGAAGCAAGTTTACCTGACCCACATTTCCCACGAGCTTGACGTGCGTGAGGTGGAACTGCCGGAGCATGCACAATTTGCCCACGATGGATTGAAGCTCACCTTTCCCATCGACCTCTAA
- the recN gene encoding DNA repair protein RecN, which yields MLSLLKINNLALVDQLSWSLDQGLVGVTGETGAGKSVIVGALKLVLGERADKSLIRTGEDTCTVEAVFDLADPPVINAILEDSGLDPCDDGQLIVKRVIGQSSNRQFINNSPATLAVLKSMGAFLVDLHGPHDHQGLLSTERQLSMLDAYAGATNLGRSYHEAWKKWREADEAFTSFQSAGIEGERELELLRHQLQEIDAAKPNPDEEEELEALYQRASNSSRLVELASGASNLISAGEDTLMDRFGQLQKMCRDLEKLDPGLRETLEGIDRAVMELQEIDAGLVDYLDDLSTDPAELASLEERINILENLKRKYGPTLDDVVAHRAEVAERLDSVENRSERLQELEAAVANARQDADAAGAKLSDKRRKSAPKLAKEIARHLKELGFKQAAFEVRLLPHGKPEAGGLEGVEFEFGPNPGEPLKPLRQIASSGEISRVMLSVKSALADQDATPLMVFDEIDANVGGEIARAVGEKMARLGERHQVVAITHFPQVAAVAATHFVVSKEVRDGRTCSQLVQVTDESRIEELVRMLGGGGEQARAMAESLLTS from the coding sequence ATGCTGAGCTTACTTAAAATCAACAATCTGGCATTGGTCGATCAACTGTCGTGGTCTCTGGATCAGGGACTTGTCGGTGTCACAGGGGAGACTGGAGCGGGGAAATCTGTCATCGTCGGAGCACTGAAACTGGTTCTCGGAGAGCGCGCCGATAAGTCGCTGATCCGAACTGGTGAAGACACCTGCACGGTGGAAGCCGTGTTTGACCTTGCCGATCCACCGGTGATCAATGCGATTCTGGAAGACAGCGGCTTGGACCCCTGCGATGATGGTCAACTGATTGTCAAACGGGTCATCGGGCAGAGCTCGAACCGACAGTTCATCAATAACTCGCCGGCAACCTTGGCGGTTTTGAAAAGCATGGGGGCCTTCCTCGTGGATCTACACGGTCCGCACGACCACCAAGGGCTGCTGTCGACCGAGCGACAACTTTCTATGTTAGACGCCTATGCCGGTGCCACCAACTTGGGACGAAGCTATCACGAAGCCTGGAAAAAGTGGCGCGAGGCGGACGAGGCGTTCACCTCGTTTCAGTCGGCAGGCATCGAGGGCGAGCGCGAGCTCGAGCTGCTGCGACATCAGCTGCAGGAAATCGACGCCGCCAAACCGAACCCCGATGAGGAAGAGGAGTTGGAAGCTCTCTATCAGCGCGCCTCAAACAGCTCCCGACTGGTCGAGCTGGCATCCGGCGCGAGTAATTTGATTTCCGCCGGCGAGGACACCTTGATGGATCGCTTCGGGCAGCTGCAGAAGATGTGTCGCGATCTGGAAAAGCTCGATCCCGGCCTGCGTGAAACCCTCGAGGGTATCGATCGTGCGGTGATGGAACTGCAAGAAATCGATGCCGGTCTGGTGGACTATCTGGATGACCTCAGCACAGACCCGGCAGAGCTCGCCAGCCTCGAAGAACGGATCAATATTTTAGAAAACCTGAAGCGGAAATACGGCCCCACCCTGGACGATGTGGTGGCGCACCGTGCAGAGGTCGCCGAGCGTTTGGACTCGGTGGAGAATCGCTCGGAACGCCTGCAGGAGCTGGAGGCTGCGGTGGCCAATGCCCGTCAAGATGCCGATGCCGCCGGTGCGAAGCTCAGCGATAAACGCCGCAAATCAGCGCCGAAGTTAGCGAAGGAAATTGCCCGCCACCTTAAGGAGTTAGGGTTTAAGCAGGCAGCCTTTGAAGTGCGCTTGCTGCCTCATGGAAAACCGGAGGCGGGAGGTCTGGAAGGGGTCGAGTTTGAATTTGGCCCGAACCCCGGAGAGCCGTTGAAGCCACTACGCCAAATTGCCTCCAGCGGGGAGATTTCCCGCGTGATGCTTTCGGTGAAAAGTGCACTGGCTGACCAAGATGCCACGCCCTTGATGGTCTTCGATGAAATCGATGCCAACGTCGGCGGTGAGATTGCCCGGGCTGTCGGTGAGAAGATGGCTCGTCTTGGCGAGCGTCATCAGGTGGTGGCCATCACCCACTTTCCGCAGGTGGCCGCGGTGGCGGCGACGCACTTTGTGGTCAGCAAGGAAGTGCGTGACGGACGCACCTGCTCGCAGCTGGTGCAGGTCACCGATGAGTCACGCATCGAGGAGCTGGTGCGGATGTTAGGTGGTGGCGGTGAGCAAGCCAGAGCCATGGCCGAGAGCCTACTTACTTCCTGA